A window of the Rhizobium brockwellii genome harbors these coding sequences:
- a CDS encoding NuoB/complex I 20 kDa subunit family protein has translation MGVAPVSNQPLVAQQPKGIIDPSTGKPIGSNDPFFGEINNELADKGFLVTSTDELINWARTGSLMWMTFGLACCAVEMMQLSMPRYDVERFGFAPRASPRQSDVMIVAGTLTNKMAPALRKVYDQMPEPRYVISMGSCANGGGYYHYSYSVVRGCDRIVPIDIYVPGCPPTAEALLYGVLLLQKKIRRTGTIER, from the coding sequence ATGGGAGTAGCCCCTGTGAGCAATCAGCCGCTTGTCGCCCAGCAGCCGAAGGGGATCATCGATCCCTCGACCGGCAAGCCGATCGGCAGCAACGACCCATTTTTCGGCGAGATCAACAATGAGCTCGCCGACAAGGGTTTCCTCGTCACTTCGACCGACGAGCTGATCAACTGGGCCCGCACCGGCTCGCTGATGTGGATGACTTTCGGTCTTGCCTGCTGCGCCGTCGAAATGATGCAGCTGTCCATGCCGCGTTATGATGTCGAGCGCTTCGGCTTTGCGCCGCGCGCCTCGCCGCGCCAATCCGACGTGATGATCGTCGCCGGCACGCTCACCAACAAGATGGCGCCCGCTCTACGCAAGGTCTACGACCAGATGCCTGAGCCGCGCTACGTCATCTCGATGGGCTCCTGCGCCAATGGCGGCGGCTATTATCACTATTCCTATTCGGTGGTACGCGGCTGTGACCGCATCGTGCCGATCGACATCTACGTGCCGGGCTGTCCCCCCACGGCAGAGGCGCTGCTTTACGGCGTGCTTCTGCTGCAGAAGAAGATCCGGCGTACCGGCACGATCGAACGCTAA
- a CDS encoding aldo/keto reductase: MKHHAFGRMPFTVTNVGFGAWQIGGSWGDISEADGRAALNAALDAGMTFIDTADVYGDGRSEKIIADVLKTRGGERPMVATKAGRRLNPHVAEGYTKVNLEGFIDRSLTNLAVDSLDLVQLHCPPRDVLYQPEVFGALDALQKAGKIKGYGVSVEKVEDALKAIEYPGVVSIQIIYNIFRQRPDHLFFQEARRRNVAIIARVPLASGLLSGKITRDTHFASDDHRNFNRNGEAFDVGETFAGVPFEVGLQAVEEVRKLVPGGATMAAFALRWILMSDAVTVVIPGARNAEQAKGNAAAADLAPLSADVMAATRQIYERLIAPHVHQRW; encoded by the coding sequence ATGAAACACCATGCTTTTGGCCGCATGCCCTTCACCGTCACCAATGTCGGCTTCGGCGCCTGGCAGATCGGCGGCTCCTGGGGCGATATCAGCGAGGCGGACGGACGCGCGGCGCTGAATGCCGCACTCGATGCCGGCATGACATTCATCGACACGGCGGATGTCTATGGCGACGGCCGCTCGGAAAAGATCATTGCCGACGTGCTGAAGACGCGTGGCGGTGAACGGCCGATGGTCGCCACCAAGGCGGGCCGCCGTCTCAACCCGCATGTCGCCGAAGGCTACACAAAAGTTAATCTCGAAGGCTTTATCGACCGCAGCCTGACGAATCTTGCCGTCGACAGCCTCGACCTCGTGCAGCTCCACTGCCCGCCGCGCGACGTGCTTTACCAGCCGGAGGTCTTCGGGGCTCTGGACGCGCTGCAGAAGGCCGGCAAGATCAAGGGTTACGGCGTCAGCGTCGAAAAGGTCGAAGACGCGCTGAAGGCGATCGAATATCCCGGCGTCGTCAGCATCCAGATCATCTACAACATCTTCCGCCAGCGCCCCGATCACCTGTTCTTCCAGGAAGCACGCCGCAGGAATGTGGCGATCATCGCCCGTGTGCCGCTCGCAAGCGGTCTTCTCTCCGGCAAGATCACCCGGGACACGCATTTCGCCAGCGACGACCACCGCAATTTCAACCGCAACGGCGAAGCCTTCGATGTCGGCGAGACCTTTGCCGGCGTGCCCTTCGAGGTCGGCCTGCAGGCGGTGGAAGAGGTGCGCAAGCTGGTGCCCGGGGGCGCCACGATGGCCGCCTTCGCGCTCCGGTGGATCCTGATGAGCGACGCCGTCACCGTCGTCATCCCCGGCGCGCGTAACGCCGAGCAGGCCAAGGGCAATGCGGCCGCCGCCGACCTTGCGCCGCTTTCGGCCGATGTCATGGCCGCAACGCGCCAGATCTACGAGCGGCTGATCGCGCCGCATGTGCATCAGCGCTGGTAG
- a CDS encoding (R)-mandelonitrile lyase: protein MEIKPVGSRPSTKPPADYFTGAVRQDPLMETPPPARARAVSVTFEPGARTAWHTHPLGQTLIVTSGKGIAQSWGGGIREIRAGDTVWFSPGEKHWHGAAPDTAMTHIAIHEALDGNHVDWMEKVSDEQYSGKV from the coding sequence ATGGAGATCAAACCCGTCGGCTCTCGCCCCTCGACGAAGCCACCGGCCGACTATTTCACCGGCGCCGTTCGCCAGGATCCGCTGATGGAGACGCCGCCGCCGGCACGGGCGAGGGCGGTCTCCGTCACCTTCGAGCCTGGCGCCCGCACGGCCTGGCATACGCATCCGCTGGGACAGACGCTGATCGTGACATCAGGCAAGGGCATCGCCCAGAGCTGGGGCGGGGGCATTCGCGAGATCCGCGCCGGCGATACCGTCTGGTTCTCGCCGGGCGAAAAACATTGGCACGGTGCTGCCCCGGATACGGCGATGACGCATATCGCCATCCATGAGGCGCTGGACGGCAACCACGTCGACTGGATGGAAAAGGTCAGCGACGAGCAATATTCCGGTAAAGTGTGA
- a CDS encoding NADH-quinone oxidoreductase subunit C, with product MSEALTELASYLGEARGNLIAASQMKYGELTLTTTGENLVALLTFLRDDAKCGFVNLIDICGVDWPQRELRFDVVYHLLSPKKNLRIRIKVATDEDTPVPSACPVYPGADWFERETWDMYGVLFTGHPDLRRILTDYGFEGHPLRKDFPTTGFVEVRYDDAAKRVVYEPVELKQEFRNFDFMSPWEGTEYVLPGDEKAKQ from the coding sequence ATGAGTGAAGCCCTGACTGAGCTTGCGTCCTACCTTGGCGAAGCGCGCGGCAACTTGATCGCCGCATCGCAGATGAAGTATGGCGAACTGACGCTGACGACGACGGGTGAAAACCTGGTCGCGCTTCTGACTTTCCTGCGCGACGACGCCAAATGCGGTTTCGTCAACCTGATCGATATTTGCGGGGTCGATTGGCCGCAGCGCGAGCTGCGTTTCGACGTCGTCTACCACCTGCTGTCGCCGAAGAAGAACCTGCGCATCCGCATCAAGGTCGCAACGGATGAAGATACGCCGGTTCCGTCTGCCTGCCCCGTCTATCCCGGTGCCGACTGGTTCGAGCGCGAGACCTGGGACATGTACGGCGTGCTCTTCACCGGTCATCCGGACCTGCGCCGCATCCTGACCGACTACGGCTTTGAAGGTCATCCGCTGCGCAAGGATTTCCCGACCACCGGCTTCGTTGAAGTGCGCTACGACGACGCGGCAAAGCGCGTCGTCTACGAGCCAGTCGAGCTGAAGCAGGAATTCCGTAACTTCGACTTTATGTCGCCATGGGAAGGCACGGAGTATGTGCTGCCGGGCGACGAGAAAGCGAAGCAATAA
- a CDS encoding glutathione peroxidase: MTGNVLDIPVKTVDGRETTLNEYKGRVLLVVNVASKCGLTVQYGGLEKLYGEKRERGFVIAAFPANDFKGQEPGTDAEILDFCTSTYDVTFPIFSKISVKGEAQHPLYRQLTKSGVATTGDGPMRERLKSHGMTGGDEDDILWNFEKFLIGRDGKVAARFAPDVTADDSRLVSAVDKELAKG, encoded by the coding sequence GTGACGGGCAATGTGCTGGATATCCCGGTCAAGACTGTGGATGGTCGTGAGACCACGCTCAACGAATACAAGGGCAGGGTGCTCTTGGTCGTCAATGTCGCCTCGAAATGTGGGCTCACCGTCCAATATGGGGGGCTGGAAAAGCTCTATGGGGAAAAGCGCGAGCGCGGCTTCGTCATCGCCGCCTTTCCCGCCAACGACTTCAAGGGCCAGGAGCCCGGCACCGACGCCGAGATTCTCGATTTCTGCACCAGCACCTACGACGTCACCTTCCCGATCTTCTCGAAGATCTCGGTCAAGGGCGAGGCCCAACACCCGCTTTACCGGCAGCTGACCAAGTCGGGTGTCGCGACGACGGGCGACGGCCCGATGCGCGAACGCCTGAAATCCCATGGCATGACCGGCGGCGATGAGGACGACATCCTCTGGAACTTCGAAAAATTCCTGATCGGCCGCGACGGCAAAGTCGCCGCCCGATTCGCGCCGGATGTGACGGCGGACGATTCGCGGCTGGTTTCCGCTGTGGATAAAGAACTGGCGAAGGGATGA
- the ribN gene encoding riboflavin transporter RibN yields MKDMNQTSLAVEPSRAVVGAIWMVLAGIAFSLLNVVTQWLTMKLAFPSASAAFWQYGFAFLFSLPFLKRLGIAAMRTHYPWRHLARVALAALGVEAWVAGLAAVPIWQAIALVMTSPFFIILGARLFLGERVGPARWAATAAGFTGAMIILQPWSDGFGWAALLPVLSALLWGASSLITKSLTGIERPETITVWLLVLLTPINGGLALAAGFAVPTGATLALFLLAGLLTAAAQYFLTLAYAAADAAYVQPFDDLKLPLNVLAGWLFFGYAPAGYLWLGAALILSASLFIMRNEMRRERKPA; encoded by the coding sequence ATGAAAGACATGAATCAGACTTCCCTTGCCGTCGAGCCGTCCCGCGCCGTTGTCGGTGCCATCTGGATGGTCCTTGCCGGCATTGCCTTTTCGCTTCTCAACGTCGTCACCCAATGGCTGACGATGAAGCTTGCCTTTCCCTCGGCGTCGGCAGCCTTCTGGCAATATGGCTTCGCCTTCCTGTTTTCGCTGCCGTTCCTGAAGAGGCTCGGCATTGCGGCGATGCGCACGCACTATCCCTGGCGTCACCTCGCGCGCGTCGCGCTTGCCGCGCTCGGCGTCGAGGCTTGGGTCGCCGGCCTTGCCGCGGTGCCGATCTGGCAGGCGATCGCACTGGTGATGACCTCGCCCTTCTTCATCATTCTGGGCGCCCGGCTTTTCCTCGGTGAGCGCGTCGGCCCGGCCCGCTGGGCTGCGACGGCGGCGGGCTTCACCGGAGCGATGATCATTTTGCAGCCATGGTCTGATGGTTTTGGCTGGGCGGCTCTCTTGCCTGTGCTTTCGGCGCTGCTGTGGGGCGCCTCGTCGCTGATCACCAAGAGCCTGACGGGCATCGAACGACCGGAGACGATCACCGTCTGGCTGCTCGTTCTGCTGACGCCGATAAATGGCGGGCTGGCGCTCGCGGCAGGTTTTGCAGTGCCGACGGGTGCAACCCTTGCCCTGTTCCTGCTGGCGGGGCTGCTGACCGCTGCAGCGCAGTATTTCCTGACGCTTGCCTATGCCGCAGCGGATGCCGCCTACGTCCAGCCGTTCGACGATCTGAAGCTGCCGTTGAACGTGCTGGCCGGTTGGCTGTTCTTTGGTTATGCGCCGGCGGGTTACCTGTGGTTGGGAGCGGCTCTCATCCTGTCTGCTTCGCTGTTCATCATGCGAAACGAGATGCGCCGGGAGCGCAAACCAGCCTGA
- the lon gene encoding endopeptidase La: MTKKTSVASSIAYPVLPLRDIVVFPHMIVPLFVGREKSIRALEEVMGSDKQIMLVTQINASDDDPDPSAIHNVGTVANVLQLLKLPDGTVKVLVEGRARAEIDTYTSREDFYEALGHVLEEPHDDPVELEALSRSVVSEFESYVKLNKKISPEVVGAASQIDDYSKLADTVASHLSIKITEKQEMLETTSVKQRLEKALGFMEGEISVLQVEKRIRSRVKRQMEKTQREYYLNEQMKAIQKELGDGEEGRDEMSELEERISKTKLSKEAREKADAELKKLRQMSPMSAEATVVRNYLDWLLGIPWGKKSKIKADLNNAEKILEADHFGLDKVKERIVEYLAVQARATKIKGPILCLVGPPGVGKTSLAQSIAKATGREYVRMALGGVRDEAEIRGHRRTYIGSMPGKVIQSMKKAKKSNPLFLLDEIDKLGQDYRGDPSSALLEVLDPAQNMTFMDHYLEVEYDLSDVMFITTANTLNIPAPLMDRMEIIRIAGYTEDEKREIAKRHLLPKAIREHALQPEEFSVSDDALMSISQQYTREAGVRNFERELMKLARKAVTEIIKGKTKAVHVTAANISDYLGVPRFRHGEAEGEDQVGVVTGLAWTEVGGELLTIEGVMMPGKGRMTVTGNLKEVMKESISAAASYVRSRAVDFGIEPPRFDKSDIHVHVPEGATPKDGPSAGVAMATAIVSIMTGIPVDRHVAMTGEITLRGRVLPIGGLKEKLLAALRGGIKKVLIPEENAKDLAEIPDNVKNNMEIIPVSRMGEVIKHALIRRPEPIEWDGTVETPVITSVEGLDETGATIAH; the protein is encoded by the coding sequence ATGACGAAGAAAACGTCTGTAGCGAGCAGCATTGCCTACCCTGTTCTGCCCCTGCGCGACATCGTGGTTTTCCCGCATATGATCGTGCCGCTGTTCGTCGGACGGGAAAAGTCGATCCGTGCGCTCGAAGAGGTCATGGGTTCCGACAAACAGATCATGCTGGTGACGCAGATCAACGCCAGCGACGACGATCCGGATCCTTCCGCGATCCACAATGTCGGCACCGTGGCGAACGTGCTGCAGCTCTTGAAGCTGCCCGACGGCACCGTGAAGGTTCTGGTCGAAGGCCGCGCCCGCGCCGAAATCGACACCTATACCAGCCGCGAGGATTTCTATGAGGCGCTCGGCCACGTGCTCGAGGAGCCGCATGACGATCCGGTCGAGCTGGAAGCCCTGTCGCGTTCGGTCGTCTCCGAATTCGAGAGCTACGTGAAGCTCAACAAGAAGATTTCGCCCGAAGTGGTCGGCGCCGCCAGCCAGATCGATGATTATTCCAAGCTCGCCGATACGGTCGCTTCGCATCTGTCGATCAAGATCACCGAGAAGCAGGAGATGCTGGAGACCACCAGCGTCAAGCAGCGCCTCGAAAAGGCCCTCGGCTTCATGGAAGGCGAGATCTCGGTCCTGCAGGTCGAAAAGCGCATCCGCTCGCGCGTCAAGCGCCAGATGGAGAAGACCCAGCGCGAATACTACCTCAATGAACAGATGAAGGCGATCCAGAAGGAACTCGGCGACGGCGAGGAAGGCCGCGACGAGATGAGCGAACTGGAAGAGCGCATCTCCAAGACCAAGCTGTCCAAGGAGGCCCGTGAAAAGGCCGATGCGGAGCTGAAGAAGCTGCGCCAGATGAGCCCGATGTCGGCGGAAGCCACCGTCGTGCGCAATTATCTGGACTGGCTGCTCGGCATTCCCTGGGGCAAGAAGTCGAAGATCAAGGCCGATCTCAACAATGCCGAGAAGATCCTCGAAGCCGATCACTTCGGTCTCGACAAGGTCAAGGAGCGCATCGTCGAATATCTGGCCGTGCAGGCCCGCGCGACCAAAATCAAGGGCCCGATCCTCTGCCTCGTCGGCCCTCCGGGCGTCGGCAAGACCTCGCTCGCCCAGTCGATCGCCAAGGCGACCGGCCGTGAGTATGTCCGTATGGCGCTTGGCGGCGTTCGTGACGAAGCCGAAATCCGCGGTCACCGCCGCACCTATATCGGCTCGATGCCCGGCAAGGTCATCCAGTCGATGAAGAAGGCGAAGAAGTCCAACCCGCTGTTCTTGCTCGATGAAATCGACAAGCTCGGCCAGGACTATCGCGGCGATCCGTCTTCGGCTCTGCTCGAAGTGCTCGATCCGGCGCAGAACATGACATTCATGGATCACTATCTGGAAGTCGAATACGACCTGTCGGATGTGATGTTCATCACGACGGCGAATACGCTGAACATTCCAGCGCCTCTCATGGACCGCATGGAGATCATCCGTATCGCCGGCTACACCGAGGATGAAAAGCGCGAAATCGCCAAGCGGCACCTGTTGCCGAAGGCCATCAGGGAACATGCGTTGCAGCCGGAAGAATTCTCGGTCAGCGACGACGCCCTGATGTCGATCAGCCAGCAGTACACCCGCGAAGCCGGCGTCCGCAACTTCGAACGCGAATTGATGAAACTCGCCCGCAAGGCGGTCACCGAGATCATCAAGGGCAAGACGAAGGCCGTTCACGTGACGGCTGCCAACATCTCCGACTATCTGGGCGTCCCGCGCTTCCGCCATGGCGAAGCAGAGGGCGAGGATCAGGTCGGCGTCGTGACCGGTCTTGCCTGGACGGAAGTCGGTGGCGAGCTGCTGACCATCGAAGGCGTGATGATGCCGGGCAAGGGCCGCATGACGGTCACCGGCAATCTGAAGGAAGTCATGAAGGAATCGATCTCGGCAGCGGCCTCCTATGTCCGCTCGCGCGCTGTCGACTTCGGCATCGAGCCGCCGCGCTTCGACAAGAGCGACATCCACGTGCACGTGCCGGAAGGCGCAACCCCGAAGGATGGTCCCTCGGCCGGCGTTGCCATGGCAACCGCGATCGTCTCGATCATGACCGGCATCCCTGTGGACAGGCATGTGGCCATGACCGGTGAAATCACCCTTCGTGGCCGTGTGCTGCCGATCGGCGGTCTCAAGGAAAAGCTGCTCGCAGCGCTTCGCGGCGGCATCAAGAAGGTGCTGATTCCAGAGGAAAACGCCAAGGACCTGGCGGAGATTCCGGATAACGTGAAGAACAACATGGAGATCATCCCGGTATCCCGCATGGGCGAGGTGATCAAGCATGCGCTGATCCGGCGGCCGGAGCCGATCGAATGGGATGGCACTGTGGAAACGCCGGTCATCACATCGGTCGAAGGCCTCGATGAGACAGGCGCAACCATAGCGCATTGA
- a CDS encoding esterase-like activity of phytase family protein encodes MGDFMTISSRKAALAAVLLASVAFPAAAEPVFNRIASFPVAENLPVDKDKLSVSSAEIITATDDGNTLIYSDSPLGAIGFIDITDAKAPKAGGAVMMDGEPTSVTSSAGKALVAVNTSESKAKPSGRLAIVDVATKKIENSCDLGGQPDSIALNKDKTIGAIAIENERDEDVNDGKIPQMPVGDLVVFQVKNGTVDCGTIKHVALTGLAGVAPEDPEPEFVAFNGLNEIALTLQENNEIVIIDANTAEVKTHFSAGSVDLMGIDTKRDGALKFSGEAKGVLREPDAVKWLDDNRLVVANEGDYQGGSRGFTIFDKTGKLLYESGASFERAVAHIGHYPESRSGSKGVEPEGLEAAKFGDDKYFFLLAERASVVGVFKDTGADPELVQLLPSGISPEGAIAIPARNLFATANELDLGKDGGARSHVMIYERSEGEKAYPQIVSAEKDGNPIGFAALSGLAAVPGKPGMLYAVSDSVLGSQPTIYTIDASKKPAVITDALVVKRDGAPAQKLDIEGIAAAADGSFWLASEGYSERLVPHALYNVNAKGDIKAEIALPKELVANEIRYGFEGVTIVGTGDDATLWMAVQREWSDDEKGFVKLVSYNPKKKEWGAVRYPLDKTESGWVGLSEISAQGDSVYIIERDNLVGDAARLKKLYKVAISELKPAKLGGELPVVKKTEAHDFLGELKSATNGYVLDKLEGFTFDASGKPYAVTDNDGVSDSSGETLFFAVDLVGTN; translated from the coding sequence ATGGGGGACTTCATGACAATTTCATCGCGCAAGGCAGCGCTCGCTGCCGTGCTTCTCGCGTCCGTCGCCTTTCCGGCTGCGGCCGAGCCGGTTTTCAACCGCATCGCGTCCTTCCCGGTCGCAGAGAACCTGCCTGTTGATAAGGACAAGCTTTCGGTGAGCTCCGCCGAAATCATCACCGCGACCGACGACGGCAACACGCTGATCTATAGCGACAGCCCGCTCGGCGCGATCGGCTTCATCGACATTACTGATGCCAAGGCTCCGAAGGCCGGCGGCGCGGTGATGATGGACGGCGAGCCGACATCAGTCACCTCGAGCGCCGGCAAGGCGCTCGTTGCCGTCAACACCTCCGAAAGCAAGGCGAAGCCCTCGGGTCGTCTGGCGATCGTCGACGTGGCGACCAAGAAGATCGAGAACAGCTGCGATCTCGGCGGCCAGCCGGATTCGATCGCCCTCAACAAGGACAAGACGATCGGCGCCATCGCAATCGAAAACGAGCGCGACGAAGACGTCAATGACGGCAAGATCCCACAAATGCCGGTCGGCGACCTCGTCGTCTTCCAGGTCAAGAACGGCACCGTCGATTGCGGCACTATCAAGCATGTGGCGCTGACCGGGCTTGCCGGCGTCGCCCCTGAAGATCCGGAGCCTGAATTCGTCGCCTTCAACGGCCTGAACGAGATTGCCCTGACACTGCAGGAAAACAATGAGATCGTCATCATCGACGCCAACACGGCTGAAGTGAAGACGCATTTCTCCGCCGGCAGCGTCGATCTCATGGGTATCGACACCAAGCGTGACGGCGCCCTGAAATTCTCAGGCGAAGCCAAGGGCGTGCTGCGCGAACCGGACGCCGTGAAGTGGCTGGACGACAACCGCCTGGTCGTCGCCAATGAAGGCGACTACCAGGGCGGCTCGCGCGGCTTCACCATCTTCGACAAGACGGGTAAGCTTCTCTACGAATCGGGCGCATCCTTCGAACGCGCCGTCGCCCATATCGGCCACTATCCGGAAAGCCGCTCGGGATCGAAGGGCGTCGAGCCGGAAGGCCTCGAAGCCGCCAAGTTCGGCGACGACAAGTATTTCTTCCTGCTCGCCGAGCGCGCCTCGGTCGTCGGCGTTTTCAAGGATACCGGCGCCGATCCCGAACTCGTCCAGCTGCTGCCATCAGGCATTTCGCCGGAAGGCGCGATCGCCATTCCCGCCCGCAATCTCTTTGCGACCGCCAACGAGCTCGACCTCGGCAAGGATGGCGGCGCGCGCTCGCATGTGATGATCTACGAGCGCTCGGAAGGCGAAAAGGCCTATCCGCAGATCGTTTCCGCCGAGAAGGACGGTAATCCGATCGGCTTTGCAGCCCTTTCGGGTCTCGCCGCCGTTCCAGGCAAGCCGGGCATGCTCTACGCCGTCAGCGACAGCGTTCTGGGTTCGCAGCCGACGATCTACACGATCGATGCCAGCAAGAAGCCGGCCGTCATCACCGACGCCCTCGTCGTCAAGCGTGACGGCGCCCCGGCCCAGAAGCTCGACATTGAAGGCATCGCGGCTGCCGCCGACGGCTCCTTCTGGCTCGCCTCGGAAGGTTACAGCGAGCGTCTTGTCCCGCACGCCCTCTACAACGTCAATGCCAAGGGCGACATCAAGGCCGAGATCGCCCTGCCGAAGGAGCTCGTCGCCAACGAAATCCGCTACGGCTTCGAAGGCGTGACCATTGTCGGCACCGGCGACGATGCAACGCTGTGGATGGCGGTCCAGCGTGAGTGGAGCGATGACGAGAAGGGCTTCGTCAAGCTCGTCTCCTATAATCCGAAGAAGAAGGAATGGGGTGCTGTGCGCTATCCGCTCGACAAGACAGAAAGCGGCTGGGTCGGCCTGTCGGAAATTTCCGCCCAGGGCGACAGCGTCTACATCATCGAGCGCGACAACCTTGTCGGTGACGCCGCCAGGCTGAAGAAGCTCTACAAGGTCGCGATTTCGGAGCTGAAGCCGGCCAAGCTCGGCGGCGAGCTGCCGGTCGTCAAGAAGACCGAGGCCCACGACTTCCTCGGTGAGCTGAAGTCTGCGACCAACGGTTACGTGCTGGACAAGCTTGAAGGCTTCACCTTCGACGCATCGGGCAAGCCCTATGCGGTCACCGATAATGACGGCGTCAGCGACTCCTCCGGCGAGACCCTGTTCTTTGCGGTCGATCTCGTCGGCACCAACTGA
- a CDS encoding class I SAM-dependent methyltransferase: MKTREERQALRASMPRTPLSAHHMENARLLPDRGELLYRIPNGGIGVEVGAAFGEYTAEILEKNRPAQLYLIDPWSMDRYSSGLDSIHTNFAAEIEAGRLHLMQGTSLEKLAEFEDDFLDWAYIDTDHSFDLTWQELLLCEKKVKRTGRIAGHDFCTGNTVKPIVYGVVEAVTKFCRDYGWQFEFLTVESHAHFSYCLKRL; this comes from the coding sequence ATGAAGACACGTGAAGAAAGGCAGGCGCTCCGGGCGAGCATGCCGCGCACCCCGCTCAGCGCCCACCACATGGAAAATGCCCGTCTGCTGCCGGATCGCGGCGAGCTGCTTTATCGGATTCCGAACGGCGGCATCGGCGTCGAGGTGGGAGCAGCCTTCGGCGAATATACGGCCGAGATCCTGGAAAAGAACCGACCGGCGCAGCTCTATCTCATCGATCCCTGGTCGATGGATCGCTACAGCTCCGGGCTCGACTCGATCCACACGAATTTCGCGGCCGAGATCGAGGCCGGCCGACTGCACCTGATGCAAGGCACCTCACTCGAAAAGCTTGCCGAATTCGAAGACGATTTCCTCGACTGGGCCTATATCGATACCGATCATTCCTTCGATCTCACCTGGCAGGAACTGCTGCTCTGCGAAAAGAAGGTGAAGCGGACGGGGCGCATTGCCGGGCATGATTTCTGCACCGGCAATACGGTCAAGCCGATCGTCTATGGCGTCGTCGAGGCGGTCACCAAGTTCTGCAGGGATTACGGCTGGCAATTCGAGTTTCTGACAGTCGAATCGCACGCGCATTTTTCCTATTGCCTGAAGCGGCTCTGA
- the hupB gene encoding DNA-binding protein HupB — protein sequence MNKNELVSAVAEKAGLTKSDAASAVDAVFDVVQAELKNKGDIRLAGFGSFTVSHRAATKGRNPSTGAEVDIPARNVPKFTPGKGLKDAVNG from the coding sequence ATGAACAAGAATGAACTCGTGTCCGCAGTAGCCGAAAAGGCAGGACTGACGAAGTCTGACGCGGCTTCCGCTGTTGACGCGGTTTTCGACGTTGTCCAGGCTGAACTCAAGAACAAGGGCGACATTCGCCTTGCGGGTTTCGGCAGCTTCACCGTTTCTCATCGTGCCGCAACGAAGGGCCGTAACCCGTCGACGGGCGCTGAAGTCGACATTCCGGCTCGCAACGTGCCGAAATTCACGCCCGGCAAGGGCCTGAAGGACGCCGTCAACGGTTGA
- a CDS encoding NADH-quinone oxidoreductase subunit A, with protein MTELLSSYIPIAIFIAIALVIGLALLIAPFAVAFKAPDSEKLSAYECGFNAFDDARMKFDIRFYLVSILFIIFDLEVAFLFPWAVSFGAIGWFGFWSMMVFLLVLTIGFIYEWKKGALEWE; from the coding sequence ATGACTGAACTGCTCAGTTCTTATATTCCGATCGCTATCTTCATTGCTATTGCGCTCGTCATCGGCCTGGCTCTGCTCATTGCGCCGTTCGCCGTGGCTTTCAAAGCGCCTGATTCGGAAAAGCTCTCGGCTTACGAATGCGGCTTCAACGCTTTCGACGACGCCCGCATGAAGTTCGACATCCGCTTCTACCTCGTGTCGATTCTCTTCATCATCTTCGATCTCGAAGTCGCCTTCCTCTTCCCTTGGGCCGTTTCCTTCGGCGCCATCGGCTGGTTCGGCTTCTGGTCCATGATGGTCTTCCTTCTCGTGCTGACCATCGGCTTTATCTATGAATGGAAGAAGGGAGCCCTGGAATGGGAGTAG